One Sphingomonas kaistensis genomic window, CGCCGCGCGCAGCCGCTGGCCGGTCTCGCGCACCTGCGCCAGGAACTCAGGGTTGGCCACGACGTCGAGCACCGCATTGCCCGCCGCCATCGCCAGCGGATTGCCGCCATAGGTTGAGCCATGCGTCCCGATCACCATCCCGCTCGCGGCCTTTTCGGTGGCAAGGCAAGCGCCGAGCGGGAAGCCGCCACCGATGCCCTTGGCGGTGGCCAGAATGTCCGGCTCGATCCCGTACTGCTCGTAAGCATAGAGGCTGCCCGTCCGCGCCACGCCGCACTGCACTTCGTCCAGCACCAGCATCAGATCATGCTCGTCGCACGCCGTGCGCAGGCCCTTCATGAATTCCTGCGAAGCCGGGCGAATACCGCCCTCGCCCTGCACCGGCTCAACCAGGAAGCCGGCGGTCGTGTCGTCGATCGCCGCCAGCGCCGCGTCCAGATCATCGAACGCCACCACCTCGAAGCCCTCGAGCAACGGCGCGAACCCGTCGCGCAGCTTGAGCTGATCGGTGGCCGAGATCGTCGCCATCGTCCGCCCGTGAAAGGCGTTCGAAAAGGTGATCAGCTTGTTCTTATGCGGATTGCCCGCCGCATGATGATACCGCCGCGCGGTCTTGATCGCGCATTCCACCGCCTCGGCGCCCGAATTGGTGAAGAATACCGTGTCGGCAAAGGTCAGGTCGACCAGCCGCTGCGCCAACGCCTCGCCCTGCGGCGACCCGTAAAGGTTCGACACATGTATCAGGGTTTCGGTCTGCTTCTGGATCGCGCCGATCAGATGCGGATGACTGTGGCCAAGCAAGTTCACCGCAATGCCGCTGGCGAAATCG contains:
- a CDS encoding aspartate aminotransferase family protein, with protein sequence MAITPLMPVYPRCEVRPVRGEGVWLIGEGGERYLDFASGIAVNLLGHSHPHLIGAIQKQTETLIHVSNLYGSPQGEALAQRLVDLTFADTVFFTNSGAEAVECAIKTARRYHHAAGNPHKNKLITFSNAFHGRTMATISATDQLKLRDGFAPLLEGFEVVAFDDLDAALAAIDDTTAGFLVEPVQGEGGIRPASQEFMKGLRTACDEHDLMLVLDEVQCGVARTGSLYAYEQYGIEPDILATAKGIGGGFPLGACLATEKAASGMVIGTHGSTYGGNPLAMAAGNAVLDVVANPEFLAQVRETGQRLRAALEQMIPNHDGLFESVRGMGLMLGIKMKTDSRAFVGYLRTRGILTVAAGDNVVRVLPPLIIDDNDIRAFVDGLSAASADYEVPQAA